A genomic segment from Deltaproteobacteria bacterium encodes:
- a CDS encoding ATP-binding cassette domain-containing protein, which produces MNLLKAENLMKYFPTGGGFFGRGKKFVHAVNGVSFELAKGETLGIVGESGCGKTTLGNLLIHLLKPNAGKIFFDGQDISAVSKKKLRELRARMQMIFQDPFASLNPRMQVGEIIEEPLIIHKRGNAKQREEEVAELLELVGLSADDYNKYPHEFSGGQRQRVGIARAIALKPDLIVADEPLSALDVSIQGEILNLFKKLQKQFHLTTIFISHDLKVVSQISDRIAVMYLGKIVETFPAEQLAYVQHPYTQALISAVPLPNPEHKIERIPLKGDVPSAILLSTGCSFHPRCTYCEDLCVRTEPPLENHGRPDQQSACHFTNKVPKEMKIG; this is translated from the coding sequence ATGAATTTATTGAAAGCTGAAAATCTGATGAAATATTTCCCAACTGGCGGCGGTTTTTTTGGCCGGGGAAAAAAGTTTGTCCACGCGGTGAACGGTGTTTCCTTTGAATTAGCCAAAGGAGAAACTCTGGGAATTGTGGGAGAATCCGGTTGCGGTAAAACTACACTGGGAAATCTTTTGATCCATTTGCTGAAACCCAACGCAGGGAAAATATTTTTCGACGGACAGGATATTTCCGCGGTTTCAAAGAAAAAATTAAGAGAATTGCGCGCCCGCATGCAGATGATTTTTCAGGACCCCTTCGCCTCTTTGAATCCCCGCATGCAGGTGGGTGAAATTATCGAAGAACCCCTCATCATTCACAAACGCGGCAATGCTAAACAGCGGGAAGAAGAAGTTGCGGAATTATTGGAGTTGGTGGGTTTGAGTGCCGATGATTACAACAAATACCCCCACGAATTCAGCGGCGGCCAGCGTCAACGCGTCGGTATTGCGCGGGCCATTGCATTGAAACCCGATCTGATTGTGGCCGATGAACCTCTTTCGGCGTTGGATGTTTCCATTCAGGGTGAAATTTTGAATCTGTTCAAAAAATTGCAGAAGCAATTTCATCTCACCACCATTTTTATTTCGCACGATTTGAAAGTAGTCTCCCAAATCAGCGATCGCATTGCCGTGATGTATCTGGGAAAAATTGTGGAAACATTTCCCGCGGAACAATTGGCTTATGTACAACATCCCTACACGCAGGCTTTAATCTCCGCAGTCCCTCTCCCAAATCCCGAACACAAAATCGAAAGAATCCCATTAAAAGGGGACGTTCCCTCCGCCATCCTACTCTCCACAGGCTGTTCCTTCCACCCGCGCTGTACCTATTGCGAAGACCTCTGCGTACGCACAGAGCCGCCGCTAGAAAATCACGGCCGCCCAGACCAACAAAGCGCCTGCCACTTCACCAACAAAGTCCCCAAAGAGATGAAGATTGGGTAA
- a CDS encoding ABC transporter ATP-binding protein produces the protein MSLLLEVKNLRTYFYIPAGIVKAVDDVSFIINKRESVGLVGESGSGKSVMSLSLMRLISPPGKTVGGEVLWNGTDLLQLPEKEMRKIRGKNIAMVFQEPMSSLNPVFTIGDQIGEAIIIHEGGTKKQVTSRILELLHMVGIPSPKERIDDYPHQLSGGMRQRVMIAMALACKPDLLIADEPTTALDVTIQAQILELLAKLQQELGMALLLISHDLGVIAEVSNRVMVMYAGELVEEGPSADVFAKPQHPYTKGLLAAIPPLKKLPKDQLLATIPGDVPSLMNLPAACYFQNRCPKVQARCRAEKPLMEEKLPKQTARCFYPG, from the coding sequence ATATCTTTGTTGCTGGAAGTCAAAAATTTGCGGACTTATTTTTATATTCCCGCGGGGATTGTGAAAGCGGTGGATGATGTTTCTTTTATCATCAACAAAAGAGAGTCGGTGGGGCTTGTGGGGGAATCGGGCTCCGGCAAGAGTGTGATGTCCCTATCTCTCATGCGTCTTATTTCTCCGCCCGGGAAAACCGTTGGCGGTGAGGTTTTGTGGAATGGGACGGATTTGTTGCAACTTCCAGAAAAAGAAATGCGCAAAATTCGCGGCAAAAATATCGCGATGGTTTTTCAGGAACCCATGAGTTCGCTCAATCCCGTTTTTACAATCGGCGATCAGATTGGCGAAGCGATTATTATCCATGAGGGGGGAACGAAAAAACAGGTGACTTCCCGCATTTTGGAACTTCTGCACATGGTTGGGATTCCCTCTCCCAAAGAGAGAATCGACGATTACCCTCATCAACTCTCGGGTGGTATGCGCCAACGCGTAATGATTGCGATGGCTCTAGCCTGCAAACCCGATTTGCTGATTGCCGACGAACCGACGACGGCGCTGGATGTTACTATTCAGGCGCAAATTCTGGAGCTCTTGGCGAAATTGCAACAGGAACTAGGGATGGCTCTCCTTTTGATTTCGCACGATCTCGGTGTGATAGCCGAAGTTTCAAACCGCGTGATGGTTATGTACGCGGGAGAATTGGTGGAAGAGGGACCCAGTGCCGATGTTTTTGCAAAACCACAACATCCGTATACCAAAGGATTGTTGGCCGCGATTCCGCCTTTGAAAAAATTACCGAAGGATCAGCTTTTGGCCACCATTCCCGGGGATGTTCCGTCTCTCATGAATTTGCCGGCGGCCTGTTATTTTCAAAATCGTTGCCCAAAAGTGCAGGCGAGGTGCCGCGCAGAAAAACCGTTGATGGAAGAAAAATTGCCGAAACAGACAGCCCGCTGTTTTTATCCGGGATAA
- a CDS encoding ABC transporter permease, which yields MKQSYWRLVWQQYSRSKLAVIALVLVLLMGVLAVGAPWISPYSPDAYDLDQILKAPSWIHWLGTDDLGRDVLSRLLYGSRISLSVGFVAVGIYVAIGIFLGALAGYYGGWIDMLISRAIEVMLCFPTFFLILAVLAFVGPSIYNIMVVIGVTQWTGIARLIRGEFLKFRNQDFVKAVRQQGASNFRIIFKHLLPNSLAPVLVSASFGVAAAILTESALSFLGFGVPPQVPSWGAILSQAQAFMDVAWWLTLSPGFAIFITITAYNLVGEALRDAIDPRLKNV from the coding sequence ATGAAACAATCTTATTGGCGATTGGTTTGGCAACAATATAGCCGTTCGAAATTGGCGGTGATTGCTTTGGTGCTGGTTTTGCTCATGGGGGTTTTAGCGGTTGGCGCTCCGTGGATCAGTCCCTATTCTCCCGATGCGTATGATCTCGACCAAATTTTGAAAGCCCCAAGTTGGATTCATTGGTTGGGGACCGATGATCTGGGGCGCGATGTTTTGAGCCGTCTTCTTTACGGTTCGCGCATTTCTCTCAGTGTTGGTTTTGTGGCGGTGGGTATTTATGTTGCCATCGGAATTTTTCTTGGCGCCTTGGCCGGTTACTATGGCGGTTGGATCGACATGCTTATTTCCAGAGCTATTGAAGTGATGCTGTGTTTTCCAACTTTCTTTTTAATTCTTGCCGTTCTCGCTTTCGTCGGTCCCAGTATTTACAACATCATGGTCGTGATTGGCGTAACGCAGTGGACCGGAATTGCGCGTTTGATTCGCGGGGAATTTTTGAAATTCAGGAATCAGGATTTTGTGAAAGCGGTTCGACAACAAGGCGCGTCGAATTTTCGGATTATTTTTAAACATCTTTTGCCAAACAGTTTGGCGCCGGTGCTCGTGAGCGCCAGCTTTGGTGTTGCGGCGGCAATTTTGACCGAGAGTGCGCTGTCATTTTTGGGATTTGGAGTTCCGCCACAAGTGCCAAGTTGGGGCGCCATTTTGTCTCAGGCGCAAGCCTTTATGGATGTGGCTTGGTGGCTCACATTATCTCCGGGCTTCGCAATTTTTATCACAATCACCGCTTATAATTTAGTAGGCGAAGCATTAAGAGACGCGATTGATCCGAGGTTGAAAAACGTGTAA
- a CDS encoding ABC transporter permease produces the protein MFRYLFKRLLMIVPTMFGIVLITFIVIRLAPGDPAEMKIHASAKGMISGRAATKIIEDTRKLYGLDKPLPTQFALWMKRVVTFDFGTSYKDHQPVLKKIAQTLPITLALNIITLLIVYLVSIPWGILSAVKPVGWFDRLSAVFLYVLYSLPSFWIAMLLIVFVAGGDYLNWFPIAGIISDGAENLSLFQKLGNITWHLVLPVVCLTYGSFAFLARFSRATMLEVVHQDYIRTARAKGLSEWKVILKHGFRNALIPQLTLMGTLLPALLGGSVIIEQIFAIPGMGRLGFEAVLSRDYPLIMAIATIDAMLTLVSLLLSDLLYVMVDPRISFE, from the coding sequence ATGTTTCGATACCTATTCAAACGACTTTTGATGATTGTCCCAACGATGTTTGGAATTGTTTTGATCACATTTATTGTGATCCGCTTGGCGCCCGGTGATCCGGCGGAAATGAAGATCCATGCCTCTGCGAAGGGTATGATTTCTGGAAGAGCCGCCACAAAAATCATCGAAGACACCCGCAAACTCTACGGACTTGATAAACCACTTCCAACACAATTTGCGCTTTGGATGAAACGCGTGGTGACTTTTGATTTTGGGACTTCTTACAAAGACCATCAACCTGTGCTGAAAAAAATTGCCCAAACGTTGCCTATCACGCTGGCGCTGAACATCATCACGCTTTTGATTGTTTATCTTGTTTCCATCCCGTGGGGAATTTTGTCCGCCGTCAAACCGGTTGGATGGTTTGACAGACTTAGCGCCGTATTTTTGTATGTTTTATATTCTCTTCCGTCTTTCTGGATCGCCATGCTTCTGATTGTTTTTGTGGCGGGCGGCGATTATCTCAACTGGTTTCCGATCGCGGGAATTATTTCGGATGGTGCCGAGAATCTTTCTCTTTTTCAAAAACTCGGGAATATCACATGGCATCTTGTTCTGCCGGTTGTCTGTCTTACCTACGGCAGTTTCGCATTCCTCGCGCGTTTCAGCCGCGCCACGATGCTGGAAGTAGTTCATCAAGATTACATTCGCACAGCGCGCGCCAAAGGTTTGAGCGAATGGAAAGTTATTTTGAAGCACGGATTTCGCAATGCTCTCATTCCGCAGTTGACGCTGATGGGAACTTTATTGCCGGCTTTGCTTGGTGGCAGTGTCATCATCGAACAAATTTTTGCAATTCCCGGAATGGGAAGACTTGGATTTGAGGCGGTCTTGAGCAGAGACTATCCTCTCATCATGGCGATCGCAACCATCGATGCCATGTTAACATTGGTGAGTTTGCTGTTGAGCGATTTACTTTACGTAATGGTAGATCCAAGGATTTCATTTGAATAA
- a CDS encoding tetratricopeptide repeat protein, with protein MRYALNKNFMKQRALLILIPAFIFALGCAHQQKTAVAPKPKLKEDPYYYLIRSNLEAYAGKMEDSVRDLEKTNYVFPHDPYLQFIAAERYAQLHRWEEASKNIQAVLKQKPDWKDAELLWGSILEASGDPVQAAKIFEKLIRQSPAREENYLKLAQSLIDQKKYKEAVVVLNRLLAKTPDSVSAYIYLATIHLTYLKNQNEGLRFFKKCLEIDPDNIRIRQQIAQIYLNQNKFKEALDQFLVIEERYPSDLGTKLHIALLYQELGDVDESIVRLKNILKVNPNADRIYYYLGLIFEKLKRYPEAIEYFVKIPKSSGVYKDGIIHAASIYNELKQNDNSIRILKEGIHKNSKVPQFYQLLSLLYEDQKNLEKGVDVLKQGIRELPNEEVLYFNLGILYDKLHNKKSSLQAMKKVLVLNPENSSALNYIGYSYAEEGKNLDEAETMIQKALKIKPGDPYILDSLGWVYFQRGQLDKAYLYIYKAFQTSPKEVTVNEHLGDIFLGQGKKNEARKYFKRALDFSKTKEDKNLEETKRLEDKIQQSTK; from the coding sequence ATGAGATATGCTCTAAATAAAAACTTCATGAAACAGCGAGCTCTTCTCATCTTAATACCGGCTTTTATTTTTGCACTGGGTTGCGCGCATCAGCAAAAAACGGCGGTGGCGCCCAAACCCAAACTCAAAGAAGATCCGTATTATTATCTCATTCGTTCCAATCTGGAAGCCTACGCGGGAAAGATGGAAGATTCCGTTCGTGATTTGGAAAAAACAAATTATGTTTTTCCGCATGATCCCTATTTACAATTTATAGCGGCGGAACGTTATGCCCAGCTCCACCGGTGGGAAGAAGCCTCCAAAAATATTCAGGCAGTTTTGAAACAAAAACCCGATTGGAAAGATGCCGAACTGCTTTGGGGTTCCATCCTTGAGGCATCAGGAGACCCCGTCCAAGCTGCCAAAATTTTTGAAAAGCTTATAAGACAATCTCCCGCGCGGGAAGAAAATTACCTGAAGCTGGCACAAAGTCTTATTGACCAAAAGAAATACAAAGAAGCGGTGGTTGTGCTTAACCGCCTACTGGCAAAGACACCCGATTCTGTCTCCGCTTATATTTATCTGGCCACGATTCATTTGACGTATCTTAAAAATCAAAATGAGGGTCTGCGTTTTTTTAAGAAATGTTTGGAGATTGACCCGGACAACATCCGCATCCGTCAACAAATCGCGCAGATTTATCTCAATCAAAACAAATTCAAAGAGGCTCTGGACCAGTTTTTGGTGATAGAAGAGCGATATCCCTCCGATTTGGGAACCAAACTTCATATTGCTCTCTTGTATCAGGAACTGGGAGATGTGGATGAGTCAATAGTCCGTTTGAAAAATATTTTGAAGGTGAACCCCAATGCCGATCGCATTTATTACTACCTTGGTTTGATTTTTGAAAAACTGAAACGCTATCCCGAAGCGATCGAATATTTTGTCAAAATTCCGAAATCCTCCGGTGTTTATAAAGACGGCATTATCCATGCCGCTTCCATTTATAATGAGCTTAAACAGAATGATAACTCGATACGTATTTTAAAAGAGGGGATTCACAAAAATTCGAAAGTTCCGCAATTCTATCAACTCCTCTCTCTTCTGTACGAAGATCAGAAAAACCTTGAAAAAGGGGTTGATGTTTTAAAACAAGGGATTCGGGAATTGCCCAATGAAGAGGTGCTTTATTTTAATCTCGGTATTCTCTACGACAAACTACACAACAAAAAATCCAGTCTTCAGGCGATGAAAAAAGTTTTGGTGTTGAATCCCGAAAACAGTTCAGCACTCAATTATATTGGTTACTCTTATGCCGAAGAGGGAAAAAATCTGGATGAAGCTGAAACGATGATACAAAAAGCGCTCAAAATTAAACCGGGAGATCCTTATATTCTGGATAGCCTCGGGTGGGTCTATTTCCAACGAGGCCAGCTGGACAAAGCCTATCTTTATATTTACAAGGCATTTCAAACTTCTCCCAAAGAAGTAACCGTCAACGAACATCTGGGGGATATTTTCCTTGGTCAGGGCAAAAAAAACGAGGCGCGGAAATATTTCAAGAGAGCTTTGGATTTTAGCAAAACCAAAGAAGATAAAAATCTGGAAGAAACAAAAAGACTGGAAGATAAAATACAACAGTCGACAAAATGA
- a CDS encoding TlyA family RNA methyltransferase codes for MKQKTPQKFVSRGGLKLEKALDTFAISPTGWVCLDVGASTGGFTDLLLQRGAKKIYAVDVGYGQLAWKLRKDPRVVVLERQNIRYLSPADVPEKINLAVIDVAFISLELVFPRLKLFLDPKAIVVALIKPQFEVARHQVGPKGVVRDPALHDWAVDKITKAGISEGWALKGVCESPLLGPEGNKEFLIYFQT; via the coding sequence GTGAAACAAAAAACTCCGCAAAAGTTTGTAAGCCGGGGTGGTCTGAAACTGGAAAAGGCACTGGATACGTTTGCCATTTCCCCCACCGGTTGGGTTTGTCTCGATGTGGGCGCTTCCACCGGCGGCTTTACGGACCTCCTTTTGCAGAGGGGCGCCAAAAAAATTTATGCGGTGGATGTGGGTTATGGGCAGTTGGCGTGGAAACTCCGCAAAGACCCGCGCGTGGTTGTGCTGGAACGGCAAAATATCCGTTATCTTTCGCCAGCGGACGTTCCGGAAAAAATCAATCTGGCAGTCATTGATGTCGCCTTCATCTCGTTGGAACTTGTTTTTCCCCGCCTGAAACTTTTTTTGGATCCAAAAGCCATTGTGGTTGCCCTTATCAAACCCCAGTTTGAAGTGGCGCGTCATCAGGTTGGACCCAAGGGGGTTGTCAGAGATCCCGCACTGCATGACTGGGCGGTTGATAAAATTACCAAAGCGGGAATTTCAGAGGGATGGGCTTTGAAAGGAGTTTGTGAATCGCCGCTGTTGGGGCCCGAAGGAAACAAGGAATTCCTAATTTACTTTCAAACTTAA
- the lon gene encoding endopeptidase La: MGDELTVKKESTLVPLLPLRDIVVFPHMVVPLFVGREKSIAALEEAMNKEKDIMLAAQVNAKTNDPKPDDIYKVGTLASIIQLLRLPDGTVKVLIEGKKRARIQQFVSNPNFFMVEAEAIDETMDKTIEIEALMRGVKSTFEQYVKLNKRIPPEMLASVATIDDPARLADTIVAHLTLKLSDKQKILEVISPLERLEKLLGLMQSEIEILQVEKRIRTRVKKQMEKTQREYYLNEQMQAIQKELGERDEFKSEIQELEEKMKKKKLSVEALSRCKQELKKLKMMSPMSAEATVVRNYLDWILSLPWGEMTQDKLDLKEAEKILEEDHYGLKTPKERILEYLAVCQLMGKVKGPILCFIGPPGVGKTSLGRSIARAMGRKFVRLSLGGVRDEAEIRGHRRTYIGALPGKIIQSLKKAGSSNPVLLMDEIDKMSMDFRGDPSSALLEVLDPEQNFTFSDHYLDLDYDLSHIMFITTANTLPAIPLPLQDRMEIIRMAGYTEDEKLHIAKKYLVRKQCESNGLQEKDVEFTDSAIKLIIRQYTREAGVRNLERDIASVLRKLARDVVVKDLKRTGKPIRLTPKKVTAYLGVPKFHFGLAEEEDQIGICTGLAWTEVGGELLTTEVTVMPGKGKLIVTGKLGEVMQESAQAAVSYIRSRADALGLGKEFYQKLDIHIHLPEGAIPKDGPSAGITMATAVTSALLKIPVRKDIAMTGEITLRGRVLPIGGLKEKLFAAHRGQIKKVLIPKENLKDLKEMPKKILNELVIEPVENMDEVLTKALAIDNPEKLFRGVHHVPTPTVKKGSTVAPVVM; encoded by the coding sequence ATGGGCGACGAACTGACCGTTAAAAAAGAATCAACATTGGTACCACTGCTGCCCTTGCGGGATATCGTTGTGTTTCCGCACATGGTGGTTCCTCTTTTTGTGGGGCGCGAAAAATCGATTGCCGCCCTTGAAGAGGCCATGAACAAAGAAAAAGATATCATGTTGGCCGCGCAAGTGAACGCAAAGACCAACGATCCAAAACCCGATGACATTTACAAAGTGGGAACGTTGGCCTCCATTATTCAATTGCTTCGCCTGCCCGATGGCACGGTGAAAGTGTTGATCGAAGGAAAAAAACGCGCCCGCATCCAGCAATTTGTCTCCAATCCGAATTTTTTCATGGTGGAAGCGGAAGCCATTGATGAAACCATGGACAAAACAATCGAGATCGAAGCGCTGATGCGCGGTGTGAAGTCCACGTTTGAACAATATGTAAAACTCAACAAACGAATTCCGCCTGAAATGCTGGCGAGCGTTGCCACCATTGACGATCCGGCCCGTTTGGCCGACACAATTGTCGCGCATCTTACTTTGAAACTTTCCGACAAACAAAAAATTCTCGAAGTTATTTCGCCGTTGGAACGCCTTGAAAAGTTGCTGGGTCTCATGCAGTCCGAAATTGAAATTCTGCAAGTGGAAAAAAGAATTCGCACGCGTGTGAAAAAGCAGATGGAGAAAACCCAGCGCGAATATTATCTCAATGAACAGATGCAGGCGATCCAGAAAGAACTGGGCGAAAGAGATGAGTTCAAGAGCGAAATTCAGGAACTCGAAGAGAAGATGAAGAAGAAAAAACTCTCTGTGGAAGCGCTGTCTCGTTGTAAACAAGAACTGAAAAAACTGAAGATGATGTCGCCGATGTCGGCGGAAGCCACCGTAGTGCGCAATTATCTCGACTGGATTCTCTCTCTTCCATGGGGCGAAATGACGCAGGATAAACTGGACTTGAAAGAGGCCGAAAAAATTCTCGAAGAAGATCATTACGGGCTCAAAACTCCCAAAGAGCGCATTCTCGAATATCTGGCCGTTTGCCAGTTGATGGGAAAAGTGAAGGGACCGATTCTTTGTTTCATCGGACCTCCCGGAGTTGGAAAAACATCTCTGGGTCGTTCCATTGCGAGAGCGATGGGAAGAAAATTTGTTCGTCTTTCATTGGGTGGTGTGCGTGATGAAGCCGAAATTAGGGGACACCGCAGAACCTACATCGGTGCCCTTCCCGGGAAAATTATCCAATCACTCAAAAAAGCGGGTTCCAGCAATCCTGTTTTGCTCATGGATGAAATAGACAAGATGAGCATGGATTTCAGGGGCGATCCTTCCTCGGCCCTGCTGGAAGTTTTGGATCCGGAGCAGAATTTCACTTTCAGCGATCATTATCTTGATCTTGATTACGATCTCTCGCACATTATGTTCATCACAACGGCGAACACATTGCCCGCAATTCCATTGCCTCTGCAGGATAGAATGGAGATCATCCGAATGGCGGGTTACACCGAAGATGAGAAATTACATATTGCCAAGAAATATCTCGTCCGGAAACAATGTGAATCGAATGGGTTACAAGAGAAAGATGTGGAGTTTACCGATTCCGCCATCAAGTTGATCATTCGCCAATACACAAGAGAGGCCGGCGTGAGAAATCTGGAGCGTGATATTGCTTCTGTTTTGCGCAAATTGGCGCGCGACGTAGTGGTTAAGGATTTAAAGAGGACCGGAAAACCAATCCGGTTGACTCCTAAAAAAGTCACGGCGTATCTGGGAGTTCCCAAATTCCATTTTGGTTTGGCCGAAGAGGAGGATCAAATTGGTATTTGCACAGGGCTTGCATGGACTGAAGTGGGAGGAGAACTTTTGACTACGGAAGTCACCGTGATGCCCGGAAAGGGAAAACTGATCGTCACCGGGAAATTGGGTGAGGTGATGCAAGAGTCCGCACAAGCGGCGGTGAGTTACATTCGCTCGCGCGCGGACGCGCTGGGTCTTGGAAAAGAATTCTACCAAAAGCTGGATATTCATATTCATTTGCCCGAAGGCGCCATTCCAAAAGATGGTCCCTCCGCCGGAATTACCATGGCCACCGCTGTCACGTCAGCTCTTTTGAAGATTCCCGTTCGCAAAGATATCGCCATGACGGGGGAAATCACCCTGCGTGGGCGTGTTTTGCCGATCGGCGGTTTGAAAGAGAAATTGTTTGCGGCGCATCGGGGCCAGATTAAAAAAGTTCTGATTCCGAAAGAGAATTTGAAGGACTTGAAAGAAATGCCCAAGAAGATCCTCAATGAGTTGGTGATTGAACCGGTGGAAAATATGGACGAGGTTTTGACAAAAGCCTTGGCCATAGACAACCCTGAAAAACTTTTCAGGGGTGTTCATCATGTTCCAACACCGACGGTCAAAAAGGGATCGACCGTAGCACCCGTGGTAATGTGA